The Saxibacter everestensis genome has a window encoding:
- a CDS encoding polysaccharide deacetylase family protein — translation MSSADASTPGFFALAFDLDGPSGSALVDGSIGTRPGYFVFGSYGPHRAVPRILELLAAADVRATFFTPGWVVRHWPELCRRIRDEGHEMAGHGDRHETLFGLPRAEQVGILERSQQAFIDVLGDHARGFRAPSGDVDPATIGLLKEHGYTYSSSLRSGDLPFRHAGSGLAEVPAKSLFDDYAAFAYHRAPNFPSGLDRVASYHSVFRSWREEAFAGADEGLPVVSIWHPKVIGTPGRLLMLEAFIDDLQGHPNLRIATCGEVVEHYLEGGARAVA, via the coding sequence ATGAGCTCCGCTGATGCATCGACCCCGGGATTCTTCGCGCTCGCGTTCGATCTCGACGGCCCGTCCGGTTCGGCGCTCGTCGACGGCTCGATCGGCACCAGACCCGGCTACTTCGTCTTCGGCAGTTACGGCCCGCATCGAGCGGTTCCTCGGATTCTGGAGCTGCTCGCTGCGGCCGACGTCCGCGCAACATTCTTCACCCCGGGGTGGGTGGTCCGTCATTGGCCGGAGCTGTGCCGAAGGATCCGGGACGAGGGACATGAGATGGCGGGCCACGGGGATCGCCATGAGACGCTCTTCGGCCTTCCGCGAGCCGAGCAGGTCGGAATCCTCGAGCGGTCTCAGCAGGCGTTCATCGACGTCCTCGGCGATCATGCGCGTGGATTCCGTGCCCCCTCGGGTGACGTCGATCCGGCTACGATCGGTCTGCTGAAGGAACACGGGTACACGTACTCAAGCTCGCTGCGCAGCGGCGACCTCCCGTTCCGGCACGCCGGAAGTGGCCTCGCCGAGGTGCCAGCGAAGTCGCTCTTCGACGACTACGCGGCATTCGCCTATCACCGAGCGCCGAACTTCCCCTCGGGCCTCGATCGCGTCGCGTCTTATCACTCGGTGTTCCGTTCGTGGCGAGAGGAGGCCTTTGCGGGGGCCGACGAGGGGCTGCCCGTCGTATCGATCTGGCATCCGAAGGTCATCGGAACGCCCGGACGCCTCCTGATGCTCGAGGCATTCATCGACGACCTGCAGGGTCACCCGAACCTTCGGATCGCGACCTGCGGCGAGGTCGTCGAACATTACCTGGAAGGAGGCGCCCGTGCGGTGGCCTGA
- a CDS encoding MmgE/PrpD family protein, whose amino-acid sequence MSRVRTLGEWIDGVEPADVGADRLARMRSHLLDTVAAAVAGHGSTPVMIAERVYRAPGQAPILSPGPAREASHAARVNAVAAHALEIDDTEGCDHTGAVVVPTLLALLPTVGRAVTGEKLLTAMTVGYEVGRRMQNALGGYDALNGSGWHSTGTCGVFAAAAAGAKLLELSAEQSASALGIAASSSAGTWAFAKDGAMTKRFHPANAAGAGVDAVCLAAEGMNGPSRIFDDTWGGYFAVYGGASARPEGLTEHLGTVWHADHSAIKRYGSCRSAHATLDGAAEFIARSGASAKSLRRAEITLSPFLRQMICPVSIDTIDAARMSLPVALALLLLGESLEPRSFERFADAEVQALASRVTVVEDPDAAIPRLSIEAGGESAVIERAHAWGSEGYPLPAEEVRAKALRLMTPHLTPASRTGLVRFVEGLGAAPVEGLPALDWRWTTRGERERPDRT is encoded by the coding sequence GTGAGTCGCGTCCGGACGCTGGGGGAGTGGATCGATGGAGTCGAACCGGCCGACGTCGGCGCCGATCGCTTGGCTCGGATGCGGTCTCACCTGCTCGATACCGTCGCGGCTGCCGTCGCTGGGCACGGCAGTACGCCGGTGATGATTGCCGAACGGGTCTATCGAGCCCCGGGGCAGGCCCCGATCCTGTCCCCGGGCCCGGCCCGGGAGGCCTCCCACGCTGCCCGCGTGAACGCGGTGGCGGCGCATGCGCTGGAGATCGACGATACCGAGGGATGCGACCACACCGGCGCAGTCGTCGTGCCGACGCTGCTCGCCCTGCTGCCTACGGTGGGGCGCGCGGTGACAGGAGAAAAGCTGCTGACTGCAATGACCGTGGGTTACGAGGTGGGTCGTCGCATGCAGAACGCGCTCGGCGGCTACGACGCCCTCAACGGGAGCGGGTGGCACTCGACCGGAACCTGCGGCGTCTTCGCCGCGGCGGCTGCAGGTGCGAAGCTGCTCGAACTCTCGGCGGAGCAGTCGGCGTCCGCGCTCGGGATTGCGGCTAGTTCGAGCGCGGGCACCTGGGCCTTCGCCAAAGACGGTGCGATGACGAAGCGGTTCCACCCCGCGAACGCCGCGGGCGCCGGCGTCGACGCGGTGTGCCTGGCGGCGGAGGGGATGAACGGCCCGAGCCGGATCTTCGACGACACCTGGGGAGGCTACTTCGCGGTGTACGGCGGAGCGTCGGCTCGACCGGAAGGCCTCACCGAGCACCTGGGCACGGTCTGGCACGCCGATCATTCGGCCATCAAGCGGTACGGAAGCTGCCGCAGCGCGCACGCGACGCTCGACGGGGCGGCTGAGTTCATCGCTCGCTCGGGGGCCTCGGCTAAATCGCTGCGCCGCGCGGAGATCACCCTCAGCCCCTTCCTGCGACAGATGATCTGCCCCGTGAGTATCGATACGATCGACGCTGCCCGTATGAGCCTGCCGGTGGCACTCGCGCTCCTGCTCCTCGGCGAGTCGCTGGAACCGCGGTCCTTCGAGCGGTTCGCCGATGCAGAGGTGCAGGCCCTCGCCAGCCGGGTAACCGTCGTCGAGGATCCGGATGCGGCGATCCCCCGCCTGAGCATCGAGGCCGGAGGGGAGAGCGCCGTCATCGAACGAGCACACGCTTGGGGAAGTGAGGGGTACCCCCTCCCCGCCGAGGAGGTGCGGGCGAAGGCGCTCCGCCTGATGACGCCGCACCTGACGCCAGCGAGTCGAACCGGACTCGTCCGTTTCGTGGAAGGACTCGGCGCCGCCCCGGTGGAAGGTCTACCGGCACTCGACTGGCGATGGACGACGCGCGGGGAGCGGGAGAGGCCCGACCGGACCTGA
- a CDS encoding polysaccharide deacetylase family protein, whose product MRWPEDAACGVVVTIDLDGDLPFLAASPENHLRVKSRSVGHYGIDAGSARLLRVLREASILATWFVPGEIARRHPGLVREIDAQGHLIGVHGDLHLDFDELDLLGQLREMTRGRAALAEVLGEAPLGFRTTAGEWALDFPREAASAGFTWSSSLPSDDVPFRVAPGLMEVPFRYETEDYQYLAYNLDPPFPPGQSRITPIEVVEENWWQEYLGAARWGTLFVLRLNAELMGTPGRARMLRRFLGRIHADGRGIMLTCADAARLAEVEPASRHEHPYQRFERLFVEGDERA is encoded by the coding sequence GTGCGGTGGCCTGAGGATGCCGCCTGCGGCGTGGTGGTGACGATCGACCTCGACGGTGACCTGCCCTTTCTCGCGGCCAGCCCGGAGAATCACCTCCGGGTGAAGTCGCGCTCGGTCGGCCACTACGGGATCGACGCGGGCTCGGCGAGACTCCTGAGGGTGCTGCGCGAGGCCTCGATCCTCGCGACGTGGTTCGTCCCCGGAGAGATAGCGCGTCGGCATCCGGGCCTTGTTCGGGAGATCGACGCGCAGGGCCACCTCATCGGCGTGCACGGGGATCTGCACCTTGATTTCGATGAGCTGGATCTCCTGGGGCAGCTGCGCGAGATGACGCGCGGTCGGGCTGCGCTCGCCGAGGTCCTCGGTGAGGCGCCGCTAGGGTTCCGTACGACGGCGGGGGAGTGGGCGCTGGACTTCCCGCGGGAGGCGGCTTCCGCCGGCTTCACCTGGTCCTCCTCCCTGCCCTCCGACGACGTGCCGTTCCGGGTCGCGCCCGGCCTGATGGAGGTTCCATTCCGCTACGAGACGGAGGACTATCAATACCTCGCGTATAACCTCGACCCGCCCTTTCCTCCGGGGCAATCGCGCATCACCCCCATCGAGGTGGTCGAGGAGAACTGGTGGCAGGAGTATCTAGGGGCCGCCCGGTGGGGCACACTGTTCGTGCTGAGGCTAAATGCCGAGCTCATGGGAACACCTGGGCGAGCTCGGATGCTCCGACGGTTCCTCGGGCGTATCCATGCGGACGGCCGCGGGATCATGCTCACCTGCGCCGACGCCGCCCGTCTTGCCGAGGTCGAACCGGCTTCCCGGCACGAGCACCCGTATCAACGTTTCGAGCGACTGTTCGTTGAAGGCGATGAGCGCGCGTGA
- a CDS encoding helix-turn-helix domain-containing protein, which yields MTQELALDTVIRQRIRGLRLARGWSLDALASRCFLSPSSLSRIETGNRRIALDQLVPIARALGTTLDQLVESAEDEDVVIRPQPEHTRGLTTWLLSGERALHGMTVAKMRISPERPTGSEQLSVHPGREWFTVLSGIVRLRLGERTVLIQAGEAAQFSTMVPHVIGAQDGPVEILTIFDHDGERVHLHDSDHASHSSNTGQDHA from the coding sequence ATGACGCAAGAATTGGCCCTTGATACCGTGATTCGCCAGCGCATCCGGGGACTGCGGCTGGCCCGGGGATGGTCGCTGGACGCGCTCGCTTCCCGCTGCTTTCTCAGTCCATCCTCGCTGAGTCGGATCGAGACCGGGAACCGACGGATCGCCCTCGATCAGCTGGTCCCGATCGCCCGGGCTCTCGGAACCACGCTTGATCAGCTGGTCGAGTCCGCCGAGGACGAGGACGTGGTAATTCGTCCTCAGCCCGAGCACACCCGGGGGCTGACGACATGGCTGTTGTCCGGCGAACGCGCGCTGCACGGCATGACCGTGGCGAAGATGCGGATAAGCCCGGAACGACCGACTGGATCAGAGCAGCTGAGTGTGCACCCCGGCCGCGAGTGGTTCACAGTGCTTTCGGGCATCGTCCGCCTGCGACTGGGGGAGCGAACTGTCCTGATTCAGGCAGGCGAAGCGGCTCAGTTCTCAACTATGGTCCCGCACGTGATTGGTGCCCAGGACGGCCCGGTGGAGATCCTGACGATTTTCGACCACGATGGCGAGCGAGTCCACCTGCATGACTCCGATCACGCTTCGCACAGCTCGAATACCGGGCAGGATCACGCGTAA
- a CDS encoding class I SAM-dependent methyltransferase — MAEHFHHQHRDAGQDHTTGQDHAAELADFLDLDAKVLGTYLGQLTEWAGQHAPDETRAIVDLGAGTGSGSLALAQRFEAAEIVAIDKSALMLERLGAAAREQGLAGRLRLVQADLDQAWPEVGSVDVAWAASSLHEVADPDQVLRDVYAALRPGGLLAVVEMDTLPRFLPDDVGLGRPGLESRCHEALAQAGWNAHPDWRSHLERAGFDVAAQRSFPIEATSATSSIGRYASAFLRRIRLALEGKISRADLDTLDQLLADDSPHGILHRNDLTIRGSRTAWAALRR; from the coding sequence ATGGCAGAACACTTTCATCATCAGCACCGCGACGCCGGGCAGGATCACACGACCGGGCAGGATCACGCGGCCGAACTGGCCGACTTCCTGGACCTCGACGCAAAAGTGCTTGGCACATATCTCGGACAGCTGACCGAGTGGGCCGGGCAACATGCTCCGGATGAGACACGTGCCATCGTCGATCTGGGTGCCGGAACGGGCTCCGGCAGCCTGGCACTTGCGCAGCGTTTCGAGGCGGCCGAGATAGTCGCGATCGACAAATCGGCATTGATGCTTGAGCGGCTTGGAGCGGCGGCTCGCGAGCAGGGATTGGCAGGACGGCTGCGCCTTGTGCAAGCTGACCTGGACCAGGCCTGGCCCGAGGTGGGATCAGTGGACGTGGCATGGGCGGCATCATCGCTGCATGAGGTCGCCGACCCGGACCAGGTGCTCCGCGATGTCTACGCTGCATTAAGGCCAGGCGGCCTACTTGCCGTCGTCGAGATGGATACCCTGCCGCGTTTCCTGCCCGATGACGTAGGGCTGGGACGACCCGGCCTGGAGTCGCGCTGCCATGAGGCATTGGCGCAGGCAGGCTGGAACGCGCATCCGGACTGGCGATCCCACCTGGAGCGGGCCGGCTTCGACGTCGCCGCACAGCGCAGCTTCCCTATCGAGGCGACGTCGGCGACTTCAAGCATCGGGCGCTATGCGAGCGCTTTCCTGCGCCGGATCCGCTTGGCGCTCGAGGGCAAAATCTCCAGAGCGGACCTCGATACCCTCGACCAGCTTCTGGCCGACGACTCTCCGCACGGCATCCTGCACCGCAATGACCTCACCATCCGTGGCAGCCGGACAGCGTGGGCGGCTCTGCGCCGATGA
- a CDS encoding CaiB/BaiF CoA transferase family protein, whose product MTDTQTAATLNDVFGRAGTGPLSGVVIADFTRILAGPYCTMLLADMGATVIKVESPAGDDTRTWRPPLRDGEATYYLAVNRNKHSIALDLKDEDDLRVAHEIAARADVLVQNFKPGGLASFRLDYESVKGLNPEVIYASISGFGSKGGKDLPGYDLLVQGMSGLMSITGDQDGSPYKAGIAVFDVMTGMHTGMGILAALHHRTATGKGQHLDLNLMSSALSGLVNQTSAYVAGGVVPKRMGNGHPSLFPYEPLETGDGELIIAAGNDRQFRTLCDALGIPEVPADERFATMNNRNANREELRPILLERLAKRTAREWFEVLRSSGLPCAPIQDIKGGVELAEELGLDPVVNSGSGDRRVPGIRNPVDFSATPVSYDLAPPHVGESSALVRAWLESDPEH is encoded by the coding sequence GTGACAGACACCCAGACCGCGGCCACACTCAATGACGTCTTCGGCCGTGCCGGCACCGGCCCGCTGAGTGGGGTCGTCATAGCCGACTTCACCCGTATTCTTGCCGGACCCTACTGCACCATGCTGCTCGCCGACATGGGCGCGACGGTGATCAAGGTCGAAAGCCCCGCCGGCGACGACACCCGGACTTGGCGGCCCCCGCTGCGTGACGGCGAGGCGACGTACTACCTGGCGGTCAACCGCAACAAGCATTCGATAGCCCTCGATCTGAAGGACGAGGACGATCTCAGAGTCGCCCACGAGATTGCCGCCCGGGCCGATGTCCTGGTGCAGAACTTCAAACCTGGGGGCCTGGCCAGCTTCCGGCTCGACTACGAATCGGTCAAAGGGTTGAATCCCGAGGTGATCTACGCGTCGATCAGCGGTTTCGGTTCGAAGGGCGGCAAGGACCTGCCGGGGTATGACCTCCTGGTACAGGGCATGTCGGGATTGATGAGTATCACCGGTGACCAGGACGGCTCGCCGTACAAGGCCGGCATCGCGGTCTTCGACGTGATGACCGGGATGCATACCGGGATGGGAATCCTCGCCGCGCTGCACCACCGCACCGCGACCGGCAAAGGACAGCATCTGGACCTCAACCTGATGTCCTCGGCGCTGTCGGGCCTGGTCAACCAGACGTCTGCCTATGTAGCGGGCGGTGTCGTGCCGAAGCGGATGGGAAATGGGCACCCGAGCCTGTTCCCGTACGAGCCACTCGAAACCGGCGATGGCGAGTTGATCATTGCCGCCGGCAATGACCGTCAGTTCCGCACGTTGTGCGACGCCCTGGGAATCCCCGAGGTTCCGGCAGACGAGCGGTTCGCCACGATGAACAATCGCAACGCGAACCGGGAGGAACTGCGGCCGATCCTGCTGGAGCGGCTCGCCAAGCGCACGGCCCGGGAGTGGTTCGAGGTGCTGCGCTCGTCAGGCCTGCCCTGCGCCCCGATCCAGGACATCAAGGGCGGCGTCGAGCTCGCGGAGGAGCTGGGACTTGATCCTGTGGTCAACTCCGGAAGCGGCGACCGGCGGGTCCCGGGAATCCGGAATCCGGTCGACTTCTCAGCCACCCCGGTCAGCTACGACCTAGCGCCCCCGCATGTTGGAGAAAGCAGTGCGCTGGTGCGCGCCTGGTTGGAGTCGGACCCGGAACACTGA
- a CDS encoding NUDIX hydrolase: MSSSEHVSPRLAVSVIMLRHGGHALETFIQNRVSTMDFAAGVVVFPGGRVDDVDNRAAVNLEADEALLNRHAHSWRNTSVGSDHARSPADASAVLLAAACREVREETGARVDAGRLVPWANWVTPPGHSKRFDTYFYVTRADRGSQPQHQTTEADSSHWAPLRQILQDEADGRLKLMRPTKWLLTDLAGFDDIDSILGLSREIHPVTSDRPE, encoded by the coding sequence ATGTCGAGCTCGGAGCATGTATCGCCACGCCTGGCCGTCAGCGTCATCATGCTCCGGCATGGCGGTCACGCCCTGGAGACCTTCATCCAGAACAGGGTCAGCACAATGGACTTCGCCGCCGGCGTCGTCGTGTTCCCCGGCGGTCGAGTGGACGACGTCGACAATAGGGCGGCAGTGAACCTCGAAGCCGATGAGGCACTGCTGAACCGACACGCGCACAGCTGGCGGAACACGTCGGTCGGCTCGGATCACGCCCGGTCGCCGGCAGACGCTTCTGCCGTGCTGCTCGCGGCTGCATGCCGGGAGGTCCGCGAGGAGACGGGTGCGCGGGTGGATGCCGGCAGGCTGGTTCCCTGGGCCAACTGGGTGACGCCGCCGGGACACTCGAAGCGCTTCGACACCTACTTCTACGTCACCCGGGCGGATCGCGGAAGTCAGCCGCAGCACCAGACCACGGAGGCGGATTCGTCCCACTGGGCGCCGTTGCGGCAGATCCTGCAGGACGAGGCCGACGGAAGGCTCAAGCTGATGCGGCCGACGAAATGGCTGCTGACCGATCTTGCCGGCTTCGATGACATCGATTCCATACTTGGCCTGAGCCGCGAAATCCATCCGGTAACCTCGGATCGACCCGAGTAA